The proteins below are encoded in one region of Amycolatopsis magusensis:
- a CDS encoding ABC transporter substrate-binding protein → MRSKTLVATVAIALVSLTACGSGEQAAAPAAGGWSFTDDRGTTVTAAATPQRVVAQVSSAAALKDFGVKVTGTFGPLSRPDGTVEPEAGSLVPSEVTDVTGPAYGELNLERLASLQPELLVSGKYAEFPGLWHLKEDQEKRALEITPTAGIVQSGADLPKTISRYKDLARSLGGDVDSERVKADEQAFQAATQRVRVIGTRMKAENRSILAVGGLPDQYFVVVPGRNPDLAYYTEGLGLPIRTPDAPDTTGGGYFEILSWERADKYQADILMWDTRPASIPPAQLKANPVFAAMPAAANDRFVEWDAVAPLSYASYAKIMNKLADQLEAKLATL, encoded by the coding sequence TTGCGCAGCAAGACGCTGGTGGCGACGGTGGCCATCGCGCTCGTATCCCTCACGGCCTGCGGTTCGGGCGAGCAGGCGGCCGCTCCGGCAGCCGGTGGCTGGTCCTTCACCGACGACCGCGGCACCACGGTGACCGCCGCCGCCACCCCTCAGCGGGTCGTCGCCCAGGTGTCTTCGGCGGCGGCGTTGAAGGACTTCGGGGTGAAGGTGACCGGCACCTTCGGCCCCCTCTCCCGCCCCGACGGCACGGTCGAGCCGGAGGCGGGCAGCCTGGTGCCGTCCGAGGTGACCGACGTGACCGGCCCGGCGTACGGCGAGCTGAACCTCGAGCGCCTCGCGTCGCTCCAGCCGGAGCTGCTGGTCAGCGGCAAGTACGCCGAGTTCCCCGGCCTCTGGCACCTCAAGGAGGACCAGGAGAAGCGCGCACTGGAGATCACCCCGACCGCGGGCATCGTCCAGTCCGGCGCCGACCTGCCCAAGACCATCTCCCGCTACAAGGACCTCGCCCGCAGCCTCGGCGGTGACGTCGACTCCGAGCGGGTCAAGGCCGACGAGCAGGCGTTCCAGGCGGCCACCCAGCGGGTCCGCGTCATCGGCACCCGGATGAAGGCGGAGAACCGCAGCATCCTGGCCGTCGGCGGCCTGCCCGACCAGTACTTCGTCGTGGTCCCCGGCCGCAATCCCGACCTCGCCTACTACACCGAGGGCCTCGGCCTGCCGATCCGGACGCCGGACGCGCCGGACACCACCGGCGGCGGCTACTTCGAGATCCTGTCCTGGGAACGCGCGGACAAGTACCAGGCCGACATCCTGATGTGGGACACGCGACCGGCCTCGATCCCGCCCGCGCAGCTCAAGGCGAACCCGGTGTTCGCCGCGATGCCCGCCGCCGCGAACGACCGCTTCGTCGAGTGGGACGCCGTCGCCCCGCTCAGCTACGCCAGTTACGCGAAGATCATGAACAAGCTCGCGGACCAGCTCGAAGCCAAGCTCGCCACCCTCTGA
- the rplA gene encoding 50S ribosomal protein L1 codes for MTKRSKAYRQASELIDRERLYAPLEAAKLAKETSKTKMNATVEVAMRLGVDPRKADQMVRGTVNLPHGTGKTARVIVFATGDKAAEAEAAGADAVGTDELIERIQGGWLDFDAAIATPDQMAKVGRIARILGPRGLMPNPKTGTVTPAVAKAVADIKGGKINFRVDKQANLHLVIGKASFDTDKLVENYAAALDEILRAKPSSAKGRYLKKVTFTTTMGPGIPVDPARTRNLLSEDANA; via the coding sequence ATGACCAAGCGCAGCAAGGCCTATCGCCAGGCCTCCGAGCTGATCGACCGCGAGCGGCTGTACGCCCCGCTCGAGGCCGCCAAGCTCGCCAAGGAGACCTCCAAGACCAAGATGAACGCCACCGTCGAGGTCGCCATGCGCCTCGGGGTGGACCCCCGCAAGGCCGACCAGATGGTCCGCGGCACCGTGAACCTGCCGCACGGCACCGGTAAGACCGCCCGCGTCATCGTCTTCGCCACCGGCGACAAGGCCGCCGAGGCCGAAGCCGCCGGCGCGGACGCGGTCGGCACCGACGAACTGATCGAGCGCATCCAGGGTGGCTGGCTCGACTTCGACGCCGCGATCGCGACGCCGGACCAGATGGCGAAGGTCGGGCGCATCGCCCGGATCCTCGGCCCGCGTGGCCTGATGCCGAACCCGAAGACCGGCACGGTGACCCCCGCGGTCGCCAAGGCGGTCGCCGACATCAAGGGCGGGAAGATCAACTTCCGCGTCGACAAGCAGGCCAACCTGCACCTGGTGATCGGCAAGGCCTCGTTCGACACCGACAAGCTGGTGGAGAACTACGCCGCCGCGCTGGACGAGATCCTGCGCGCCAAGCCGTCGTCGGCGAAGGGCCGGTACCTGAAGAAGGTCACCTTCACCACGACCATGGGCCCCGGTATCCCGGTGGACCCGGCTCGCACCCGCAACCTCCTCTCCGAGGACGCGAACGCCTGA
- the rplL gene encoding 50S ribosomal protein L7/L12: MAKLSTDELLDAFKELTLLELSEFVKQFEETFDVTAAAPAAVVAAAPGAGAAPAAEEQDEFDVVLESAGEKKIQVIKVVREVVSGLGLKEAKDLVEGAPKAILEKVDKEAAQAAKEKLEGAGAKITLK; this comes from the coding sequence ATGGCGAAGCTGAGCACCGACGAACTGCTCGACGCCTTCAAGGAGCTGACGCTGCTTGAGCTGTCCGAGTTCGTGAAGCAGTTCGAGGAGACCTTCGACGTCACCGCCGCCGCGCCGGCCGCCGTCGTCGCCGCCGCCCCGGGTGCGGGTGCCGCCCCGGCCGCCGAGGAGCAGGACGAGTTCGACGTCGTCCTCGAGTCGGCCGGCGAGAAGAAGATCCAGGTCATCAAGGTCGTCCGCGAGGTCGTCTCGGGCCTGGGCCTGAAGGAAGCCAAGGACCTGGTCGAGGGTGCGCCCAAGGCCATCCTGGAGAAGGTCGACAAGGAGGCCGCGCAGGCCGCCAAGGAGAAGCTCGAGGGCGCCGGCGCCAAGATCACCCTCAAGTGA
- the rplK gene encoding 50S ribosomal protein L11, which yields MPPKKKKLAAIIKLQISAGAANPAPPVGPALGQHGVNIMEFCKAYNAATESQRGNVVPVEISVYEDRSFDFKLKTPPAAKLLLKAAGVEKGSGEPHKTKVAKVTWDQVREIAETKKSDLNANDIDQAAKIIAGTARSMGITVEG from the coding sequence ATGCCACCCAAGAAGAAGAAGCTTGCAGCGATCATCAAGCTGCAGATCTCGGCGGGGGCCGCGAACCCGGCTCCGCCGGTCGGCCCCGCGCTGGGTCAGCACGGCGTCAACATCATGGAGTTCTGCAAGGCCTACAACGCGGCGACTGAGTCCCAGCGCGGCAACGTGGTGCCGGTCGAGATCTCCGTGTACGAGGACCGGTCGTTCGACTTCAAGCTGAAGACGCCGCCGGCCGCGAAGCTGCTGCTGAAGGCCGCTGGCGTGGAGAAGGGCTCCGGCGAGCCGCACAAGACCAAGGTCGCCAAGGTCACCTGGGACCAGGTCCGCGAGATCGCCGAGACCAAGAAGAGCGACCTCAACGCCAACGACATCGACCAGGCCGCGAAGATCATCGCCGGCACCGCCCGGTCCATGGGCATCACGGTCGAGGGCTGA
- the rplJ gene encoding 50S ribosomal protein L10: MAKPDKVTAVAEIADRFRTSSATVVTEYTGLSVAQLSQLRVALGSSAKYRVAKNTLVQRAAQEAGVQGLDDLFVGPTAIAFVEGEAVDAAKALRDFAKDNNALVIKGGYMDGKPLSVAEINRLADLESREVLLSKAAGAFKAKLSQAAALFQAPASQVARLAAALEEKRRGEEGDAGEAPAES, from the coding sequence ATGGCGAAGCCCGACAAGGTGACGGCCGTCGCCGAGATCGCGGACAGGTTCCGTACGAGCTCGGCCACCGTTGTCACCGAGTACACCGGCCTCTCCGTCGCCCAGCTGTCGCAGCTGCGTGTCGCTCTCGGCTCCAGTGCCAAGTACCGCGTCGCGAAGAACACCCTCGTCCAGCGCGCTGCGCAGGAAGCCGGTGTCCAGGGTCTGGATGACCTCTTCGTCGGCCCGACCGCGATCGCCTTCGTCGAAGGTGAAGCGGTCGACGCCGCGAAGGCGCTCCGTGACTTCGCGAAGGACAACAACGCCCTGGTCATCAAGGGCGGCTACATGGACGGCAAGCCCCTCAGCGTCGCCGAGATCAACCGCCTGGCGGATCTCGAAAGCCGCGAGGTGCTGCTCTCCAAGGCCGCCGGCGCGTTCAAGGCCAAGTTGTCCCAGGCTGCCGCGCTGTTCCAAGCGCCGGCTTCCCAGGTCGCCCGGCTCGCCGCCGCGCTCGAAGAGAAGCGCCGTGGCGAAGAGGGCGACGCGGGCGAAGCACCTGCCGAAAGCTGA